In Dyadobacter subterraneus, a single genomic region encodes these proteins:
- a CDS encoding DUF5777 family beta-barrel protein has product MLKRLFVMGMILTSRTVFAQSDLLKELDQVQDSVVNYSAATFKGTRIINGHSVETVGKNNLDFLISHRFGAVNSGAQNFFGLDEAQIRLALEYGLTDRLMIGIGRSSYQKTIDIFAKYRLLKQSTGARNMPVSVTLFASDAHNSTTSSTELPFYTIMQRQTYTFQALIARKFNEKLSIQLSPTVAHRNLAENQIDANTIYSLGMGGRYKLTKRTSFNVEYWYTPKSFAGTTQRDPRFTNTLSLGFDIETGGHVFQLHLTNSRGMIEKQFIGQTTGKWNNGDIFYGFNISRTFSFDKNRKRRSNAY; this is encoded by the coding sequence ATGTTGAAAAGACTTTTTGTCATGGGGATGATTCTGACCAGCCGTACCGTTTTCGCTCAGAGCGATCTGTTAAAAGAGCTTGACCAGGTTCAGGATTCGGTTGTGAATTACAGCGCAGCTACCTTCAAAGGAACCCGGATCATTAACGGTCATTCTGTTGAAACGGTTGGAAAAAACAACTTGGATTTCCTGATTTCCCACCGGTTTGGCGCTGTGAATTCAGGAGCGCAAAACTTTTTTGGTTTAGACGAAGCGCAGATTCGTCTGGCCTTGGAATATGGATTAACAGACCGGCTTATGATCGGTATTGGCAGAAGCAGTTATCAAAAAACGATCGATATTTTTGCCAAATACAGGCTTTTAAAACAATCTACGGGAGCCAGAAATATGCCGGTATCAGTAACTCTTTTTGCCAGTGATGCGCATAATTCGACCACTTCTTCCACAGAGCTGCCTTTTTATACCATTATGCAGCGCCAGACTTATACCTTTCAGGCACTTATTGCCAGGAAATTTAATGAGAAACTATCGATTCAGTTAAGTCCGACAGTCGCTCATAGAAACCTGGCTGAGAATCAGATCGATGCCAATACCATCTATTCGCTGGGCATGGGCGGGCGCTATAAACTTACCAAGCGGACATCGTTTAATGTGGAATACTGGTATACGCCAAAAAGTTTCGCCGGTACAACCCAACGGGATCCGAGATTCACCAATACATTATCACTTGGTTTTGATATCGAAACAGGCGGCCACGTATTCCAGCTTCACCTGACAAATTCAAGAGGAATGATTGAGAAACAGTTTATCGGACAAACCACCGGAAAGTGGAACAACGGCGATATTTTCTACGGTTTTAACATTTCAAGGACATTCAGTTTTGACAAGAACAGAAAACGCAGATCAAATGCTTACTAA
- a CDS encoding DUF1259 domain-containing protein, whose protein sequence is MSKDTIFSRRNWLLASGLAGTVQLLGLKYSIAKNLSAKTPPLTKEEISAIETAIGKKGNYNEGQSVHTTPLPRNDLKLTIKGEPVPIPFGFGGWVSIKKTVDGKSAVLMSDTVLLEEEVNPLISAAQASGLEIGAIHNHFFYEQPRIFYMHLHGMGTPEDLAKKFASTIKDAKISPKNQPAPASLPAVTAKDLFDLSTLDGAVKYTGIVNGPTYKYTVGRDDLSVIAMGAEMTSAIGLNSWASFAGDKESAHIAGDIAMLEGEVNAVIKVLRENNLEVVALHNHMFGENPRIIFLHYYGRGPALTLATGFRQALNILGTIPTKNLHPTH, encoded by the coding sequence ATGAGTAAAGACACAATTTTTTCAAGGAGAAATTGGCTGCTTGCAAGCGGACTGGCAGGCACGGTCCAGCTGCTTGGCCTTAAATATTCGATCGCCAAAAATCTTTCCGCCAAAACACCGCCGCTGACTAAAGAAGAAATTTCGGCCATTGAAACAGCTATTGGCAAAAAGGGAAATTACAATGAAGGCCAGTCCGTGCACACTACACCACTACCGCGTAATGATCTTAAATTGACGATAAAAGGAGAGCCAGTGCCGATTCCTTTCGGTTTCGGGGGATGGGTCTCGATTAAGAAAACAGTCGATGGAAAATCGGCCGTACTGATGAGTGATACCGTCCTATTGGAAGAGGAGGTCAATCCTTTAATCTCAGCTGCTCAGGCTAGTGGCCTTGAAATCGGGGCAATCCACAACCATTTTTTCTATGAGCAGCCGCGTATTTTCTACATGCATCTTCATGGCATGGGAACACCGGAGGATCTTGCTAAAAAATTTGCTTCAACGATAAAAGATGCTAAAATATCACCTAAAAATCAACCCGCTCCTGCCTCACTACCGGCAGTTACAGCTAAAGATTTATTCGACCTTTCTACGCTTGATGGCGCTGTAAAATATACCGGCATAGTAAATGGTCCAACCTACAAATACACAGTAGGCAGAGATGATCTTTCGGTGATAGCCATGGGCGCTGAAATGACATCAGCCATCGGTCTAAATTCCTGGGCAAGTTTTGCCGGAGATAAAGAAAGTGCGCATATAGCTGGAGACATTGCAATGCTTGAAGGTGAAGTAAACGCTGTTATCAAAGTCCTTCGTGAAAATAATCTTGAAGTTGTGGCCTTACATAACCATATGTTTGGAGAAAATCCAAGAATTATTTTTCTGCATTATTACGGCCGCGGTCCGGCTTTGACACTGGCGACAGGATTTCGGCAGGCGCTTAATATTTTGGGGACGATACCAACAAAGAACTTACATCCAACCCACTAA
- a CDS encoding DUF2490 domain-containing protein gives MKKYFLLSLLFFTIPVFGQKQINKQSGVWLGYFNQTRLTDKWGIWLDVHARRTEFLDRWSAQLIRPGITYYANDHLRFTAGYTYARSFPAAGLHTVRPENRLWQQVLWTSKQKRLQTQQWIRLEERFNRKISNDQLQNGSNFNFRFRYLLNLMVPLNRDFLEPNTLFFAFNDEIHINAGKQITYNLFDQNRFFVGLGYQFTKGLNVQAGYMNQFQQLPSGNHFNSNNVLRIFVFHNLDLRSKK, from the coding sequence ATGAAAAAATATTTCCTTCTTTCCCTTCTATTTTTTACGATTCCTGTGTTTGGTCAAAAACAGATTAATAAACAAAGCGGTGTATGGCTGGGTTATTTTAATCAAACCAGACTTACAGATAAGTGGGGCATCTGGCTAGACGTTCACGCCCGCAGGACAGAATTCCTCGACCGCTGGTCCGCCCAGCTTATTCGTCCGGGAATCACTTATTATGCTAATGATCATCTTCGTTTTACCGCCGGCTACACCTATGCTCGTAGTTTCCCTGCGGCAGGACTTCATACCGTAAGGCCAGAAAACAGACTATGGCAACAGGTCCTTTGGACCAGCAAGCAAAAGCGTTTGCAGACCCAGCAATGGATACGTTTAGAGGAACGGTTTAACAGAAAAATTTCGAATGACCAGCTGCAAAACGGCTCAAACTTCAATTTCAGGTTTCGTTATCTTTTGAATCTGATGGTGCCTTTGAACCGGGATTTTTTAGAACCTAATACCCTGTTTTTTGCCTTCAACGATGAGATCCATATCAATGCAGGCAAACAGATTACCTACAACCTGTTTGATCAAAACCGCTTTTTTGTCGGACTTGGTTATCAGTTTACAAAAGGGCTTAATGTGCAGGCCGGTTATATGAACCAGTTTCAGCAGCTTCCTTCGGGAAATCATTTTAACAGCAATAACGTGCTTCGCATTTTCGTATTCCACAACCTGGACCTCCGGTCTAAAAAGTAA
- a CDS encoding chromate transporter yields METVTDVQTTQYSLGDLTRYFLKLGTLGFGGPVALIGYMHRDLVEDRKWISEDEYREGLALAQLAPGPLAAQLGIYLGYVHYGVLGATLTGLAFVLPSFVMVVLLGMAYKLYGGLPWMQAVFYGVGASVIGIITLSCYKLTIKSVSKLEILAIKGRWLLWIFFTVMAIVTAITQREEVYLFILMGFIYMAVKAPPKWLIKKGTAFSTVFLTGIGFWQYEPLQLLKIGWFFTKAGAFVFGSGLAIIPFLQAGVVDQMGWLNEKQFLDSVAVAMITPGPVVITVGFIGYLVSGFAGALVAAAGVFLPCYVFTVLPAPYFKKIAKNGSIKAFVDGITAAVVGALVGSVFVIATRSIVDIPSGIMAIFTILALIYVKKIQEPYLILAAAIIGFLLKTYF; encoded by the coding sequence ATGGAAACCGTAACTGATGTACAAACCACCCAATACAGCCTTGGCGATCTTACCCGTTATTTTTTAAAACTGGGAACATTGGGATTTGGGGGGCCGGTGGCACTAATCGGATACATGCACCGGGATTTGGTAGAAGACCGGAAATGGATCAGTGAAGATGAGTACCGCGAAGGGCTGGCATTGGCTCAGCTTGCCCCTGGCCCTCTGGCGGCTCAGCTTGGGATCTATCTAGGTTATGTGCATTATGGAGTTTTGGGCGCAACTTTGACCGGACTAGCCTTTGTACTCCCCTCTTTTGTGATGGTCGTTTTGCTGGGAATGGCCTATAAACTTTATGGCGGCTTGCCTTGGATGCAGGCCGTTTTTTACGGTGTTGGCGCTTCGGTCATTGGCATCATTACACTAAGTTGTTACAAACTCACAATTAAATCAGTGAGTAAGCTCGAAATTTTAGCCATCAAAGGCCGGTGGCTTTTATGGATTTTCTTTACAGTTATGGCGATCGTTACCGCAATCACCCAGCGCGAAGAAGTCTATCTTTTTATATTGATGGGTTTTATTTACATGGCGGTTAAAGCACCGCCGAAATGGCTGATCAAGAAAGGAACAGCATTCTCAACCGTGTTTTTAACTGGAATTGGTTTCTGGCAATATGAGCCTTTACAGCTCTTAAAAATCGGTTGGTTTTTTACCAAAGCCGGCGCCTTTGTTTTTGGCAGCGGACTGGCGATTATCCCTTTTTTACAGGCAGGCGTTGTCGACCAGATGGGCTGGCTCAATGAGAAACAATTTCTGGATTCGGTAGCAGTGGCGATGATTACACCCGGGCCTGTTGTGATTACCGTCGGATTTATCGGCTATCTGGTGTCCGGATTTGCAGGTGCTCTTGTGGCGGCCGCTGGTGTTTTTCTTCCTTGTTATGTCTTCACAGTGCTACCGGCACCTTATTTCAAAAAGATCGCAAAAAATGGTAGCATCAAGGCCTTTGTAGATGGAATTACAGCTGCTGTTGTCGGAGCCCTGGTGGGTTCTGTATTTGTGATAGCAACCCGCTCCATCGTCGATATACCCTCCGGCATCATGGCGATTTTTACAATTCTTGCGCTGATCTATGTAAAAAAAATACAAGAACCTTATCTGATACTTGCCGCTGCCATCATTGGCTTTTTACTAAAAACCTATTTTTAA
- a CDS encoding TonB-dependent receptor domain-containing protein, protein MKVAVFTLTFLFISMVSIRAQSSFTISGSVADRLTGQPLAFCSIAIYKSQDSTLVAGVLTDENGIYKIGNVDLGRYYMQAKYIGYSKIVLALPDLADGQTQLNLPAIAMEPDPRTLSALNVTAQRQTVENKIDRQVYRADKFLSSQGGTAIDVLKNTPSVTVNSEGDITLRGSSGFLVLLNGKPVQADPSAILNQIPANTIENIEVITSPSARFDPDGKAGIINITTRTVAAGSRSLSANSQAGLPALYRYGNLHSPQRYGADATFNVRSSHWDFNLSGNYLRNDIAGRRIGDVNTTINDVFTSFPSTGERSFVRYNYTVRSAVSFTPNAQNVFSAGFYRGYRKQSRRADLVYNNIKTDLASGEVLGRITYFNSNLARKSGGVTLGNLDYTHTFTNKSFAVVSGLFEQGNMVGLTTNVNLDEPDRHNILQSTRNPSTNPLRAFRLRADYTLAIGKGKFETGYQYRNQVQKGNFQYLDLDLESGLFILVPEFSSSTKVINHIHAVYGQYSAKTGKFDYVGGLHYEYAARAFTAGSQNTRNLNLSNLFPTLNLQYQVSKSFRVKAGYSRRVQRSTNNELNPFPEREHSETLESGDPNILPEFIDLTEVGGVKDFQKGSVYATLYNQRIKNVVNRVNSVYNDTILNRIYTNAGLATSWGIEAGTTLNLTKWWQFYGGGNVYNYKIKGSLFNNKVDVNTSSLAYSVNANTTFKFSAGFQLQLAVNYLSKRVTAQGEDSRFITPGASAKKTFLKGRLAATLQWQNIDLGLFGSNKQRITTFGKDFFTTTNYIQETDIFLINLSYNLNQTSKKAKLPSSEFGEKEF, encoded by the coding sequence ATGAAAGTAGCTGTATTTACATTAACATTTTTGTTCATATCGATGGTCTCAATTCGGGCGCAAAGCAGCTTTACCATAAGTGGTAGTGTAGCCGACCGGTTAACAGGCCAACCCTTGGCTTTCTGCTCCATAGCAATTTATAAGAGTCAGGATTCTACCTTGGTGGCAGGTGTACTGACTGACGAAAATGGCATTTACAAAATTGGCAATGTTGATTTGGGGCGCTACTATATGCAGGCAAAATACATTGGATACAGTAAAATTGTTTTAGCCTTACCGGATTTAGCGGACGGGCAAACCCAGCTGAATTTGCCGGCCATTGCCATGGAGCCGGATCCAAGGACACTCAGTGCATTGAATGTAACAGCGCAGCGGCAGACTGTTGAAAATAAAATAGACCGGCAGGTTTACCGCGCCGATAAATTTCTGAGCAGCCAGGGAGGGACAGCTATTGATGTATTAAAAAATACTCCATCTGTTACGGTAAACAGTGAAGGAGACATTACACTGCGGGGTTCTTCGGGATTTTTGGTTCTTCTCAATGGAAAACCTGTCCAGGCCGATCCTTCTGCCATCCTTAATCAGATTCCGGCTAATACCATTGAAAACATTGAGGTGATCACATCTCCTTCGGCACGTTTTGATCCGGATGGTAAAGCTGGAATTATCAATATAACAACCAGGACGGTCGCTGCCGGAAGCCGTTCACTTTCGGCTAATAGTCAGGCTGGTTTGCCTGCTTTGTACCGGTACGGAAATCTTCACAGCCCTCAGCGCTACGGTGCAGATGCAACATTTAACGTCCGTTCCAGCCACTGGGATTTCAATCTTAGCGGTAACTATTTACGTAACGACATCGCCGGCCGAAGAATAGGGGATGTCAACACGACTATCAATGATGTTTTTACCTCTTTTCCCTCAACCGGTGAGAGAAGTTTTGTCCGCTACAATTATACAGTGAGAAGCGCGGTTTCATTTACTCCAAATGCTCAAAATGTATTCTCTGCCGGCTTTTACAGAGGGTACCGGAAGCAGTCACGCCGTGCCGACCTAGTTTACAATAACATCAAAACCGACCTTGCCAGTGGCGAAGTTCTTGGCCGGATTACCTATTTTAATTCAAACCTCGCCCGTAAATCGGGAGGCGTCACACTAGGAAATCTGGACTACACACACACTTTTACCAATAAATCTTTTGCTGTTGTTTCCGGTCTTTTTGAACAGGGAAATATGGTGGGGTTGACGACAAACGTTAATCTTGATGAGCCAGACAGGCATAATATTTTGCAAAGCACCCGTAATCCCAGTACAAATCCGCTAAGAGCTTTTCGGCTCAGGGCAGATTATACACTGGCTATCGGAAAGGGAAAGTTTGAAACTGGCTATCAATACCGAAACCAGGTTCAAAAAGGAAACTTTCAGTACCTGGATCTTGACCTTGAAAGCGGATTGTTCATACTTGTTCCCGAATTTAGCAGCAGCACCAAAGTGATCAATCATATCCATGCTGTTTACGGGCAATATTCCGCCAAAACCGGAAAGTTTGACTATGTTGGCGGGCTTCATTATGAGTATGCTGCGCGCGCATTTACTGCAGGCAGTCAAAATACCCGCAACCTGAATTTGTCCAATCTTTTTCCAACGCTGAATTTACAATATCAGGTTAGTAAATCGTTTCGGGTCAAAGCCGGATATAGCAGGCGCGTACAGCGCTCGACCAACAACGAACTGAATCCATTCCCAGAGCGCGAGCATTCAGAAACGCTCGAATCAGGAGATCCCAATATTCTCCCCGAGTTTATTGATCTGACCGAAGTAGGCGGAGTTAAAGATTTTCAAAAAGGAAGTGTTTACGCTACGCTTTACAACCAGCGTATCAAAAATGTTGTCAACCGGGTGAATAGTGTATACAATGATACGATCTTAAACCGAATCTATACCAATGCGGGACTGGCAACTTCCTGGGGAATCGAGGCAGGAACTACACTGAATCTTACCAAATGGTGGCAATTTTATGGTGGAGGTAATGTTTACAACTATAAAATTAAAGGATCTCTTTTTAACAATAAGGTAGATGTCAATACTTCGAGTCTGGCTTATTCGGTTAATGCAAATACTACTTTCAAGTTTTCTGCCGGCTTTCAGCTCCAATTGGCGGTGAATTACCTTTCAAAAAGAGTTACAGCCCAGGGAGAAGATTCGCGTTTTATCACGCCGGGAGCTTCCGCTAAAAAAACATTTTTGAAAGGCAGGCTTGCGGCAACACTTCAATGGCAAAATATCGATTTGGGCTTGTTTGGTTCCAATAAGCAAAGGATAACAACTTTTGGGAAAGACTTTTTTACGACAACCAATTACATTCAGGAGACCGATATTTTTCTTATTAACCTAAGCTACAACCTAAACCAAACTTCGAAGAAAGCTAAACTTCCTTCGAGTGAGTTTGGTGAAAAAGAGTTTTGA
- a CDS encoding AraC family transcriptional regulator, which produces MEIPIKNKLNEKELFRIKRMKEVIKTTHPHGHKDYLEIIYLQQGAGVHQIDHNRFAVKPGSLYLVMPGQVHSWELTEIPKGYVAMIQKDFLLDHSLYDTLFQTFPLLFSSCFELKEADETFSRIFKSIEEEYIKEEANYSAVIQTYLLLIFNLLKRQANTSHVASYPVLLKNYFTMLDQEFKTNHETAFYANRLNITQKTLNTNCRKYLGKTATAVISEKLTAESKKLLLYSSKNLGEIAYELGFADASHFNKFFKRQTGVLPGVYRKGIS; this is translated from the coding sequence ATGGAAATCCCGATTAAAAACAAGCTCAACGAAAAAGAGCTTTTCAGAATAAAGAGAATGAAGGAGGTGATTAAAACCACCCATCCGCACGGACACAAGGATTACCTTGAAATCATCTATCTGCAGCAGGGCGCGGGCGTGCACCAGATCGATCATAACCGTTTTGCAGTTAAACCTGGCAGCCTTTACCTGGTTATGCCTGGCCAGGTTCATAGCTGGGAGCTGACAGAAATTCCCAAAGGTTATGTTGCGATGATCCAAAAGGATTTTTTGCTGGACCATTCACTTTATGACACTCTTTTCCAAACTTTTCCACTACTGTTTTCGAGTTGCTTTGAGCTTAAAGAGGCGGATGAAACCTTTAGCCGCATTTTTAAAAGTATTGAAGAGGAATATATCAAAGAGGAAGCTAATTATAGTGCAGTCATTCAGACTTATCTTTTGCTGATATTCAATTTACTGAAACGTCAGGCCAACACCAGTCATGTAGCTTCTTATCCTGTACTGCTTAAAAATTACTTTACAATGCTGGATCAGGAATTTAAAACGAACCATGAGACAGCATTCTATGCAAATCGTTTAAATATTACGCAGAAAACCCTTAATACCAATTGCAGAAAATATCTTGGCAAGACGGCCACAGCCGTGATCAGTGAAAAGTTAACGGCAGAATCAAAAAAACTACTCTTGTATTCTTCGAAAAACCTGGGCGAAATTGCTTACGAACTTGGTTTTGCAGATGCTTCACACTTTAATAAGTTTTTCAAGCGGCAGACAGGCGTTCTGCCAGGTGTATATCGTAAAGGAATTTCCTGA
- a CDS encoding chromate resistance protein ChrB domain-containing protein, producing MNWITRERPKIDRIACPWLIKRFIDPEAKIYYVPFDQVRVKARELDATPFDIPDTEFTHYEDRCTFDFFLERYELEDQALKDMAVIIRGADTDDHSLASQSSGLWAISSGLAYNITDDHELLEKGMLIYDALYSWAKNLQKQKHTQSPSEKLLLAVFNTYLDKQKSENLKTPKWAKELKEIIQDQIDTNLSLSLKEISEGLQIHPSYVSREFSKYFSNLSFGEYIRKLRIEKAIDLLANPDHTLSEVAYLTGFSDQSHFNRIFKAHTGQNPSDYRKSLPKK from the coding sequence ATGAACTGGATCACCCGCGAACGCCCAAAAATTGACCGCATTGCCTGCCCTTGGCTGATTAAAAGGTTCATTGATCCGGAAGCGAAGATCTATTATGTTCCTTTCGATCAGGTCCGGGTGAAAGCGCGGGAACTGGACGCAACTCCTTTTGATATTCCCGACACAGAGTTCACCCATTATGAAGACCGCTGCACCTTCGATTTTTTTCTTGAAAGGTATGAACTGGAAGACCAGGCTTTAAAAGATATGGCCGTAATCATCCGTGGCGCTGATACCGATGATCATTCGCTTGCCAGCCAATCCTCCGGACTATGGGCTATTTCGTCCGGTCTTGCATACAACATTACGGACGATCATGAGTTGTTAGAAAAGGGAATGCTGATTTACGACGCGCTTTATAGCTGGGCTAAAAATCTTCAAAAACAAAAACATACACAGAGCCCTTCCGAAAAACTGCTGCTAGCGGTTTTTAACACTTATCTGGATAAACAAAAATCTGAAAACCTTAAAACGCCTAAATGGGCAAAAGAGCTTAAGGAAATTATACAGGACCAGATTGATACAAACCTTAGTTTGAGCCTGAAAGAAATTTCAGAAGGCTTGCAGATTCATCCATCCTATGTATCCAGGGAGTTTTCCAAATATTTCAGTAATCTTTCTTTCGGAGAATACATCCGTAAACTCCGGATTGAGAAGGCAATTGATCTTTTGGCAAATCCGGATCACACCTTATCTGAGGTTGCCTATCTGACCGGATTCTCGGACCAAAGTCATTTCAACCGGATTTTCAAAGCCCATACAGGGCAAAACCCGTCTGATTACAGGAAAAGTTTGCCTAAAAAGTAA
- a CDS encoding sensor histidine kinase, with amino-acid sequence MTTSFKNKIALNFTLSTALMIAVVFVLVYTIVNLTVFGRLEKDLNFEAREHLQELGIKNGIPFFEDKIEWLEKEHLFLEINPVFVQLSGLDGKVIDKSPNLKTDELRADLSKPDMQFFRTKLLGRSIGQMQIVVKGKSGKVGYLVVAIPIDESEKVMSNLQTVLLISLPAVLLLLFLITRFIAGRSIEPVLSVIDTADKITNENLSARIAIPARKDELEKLVITINALMDRIENAVEREKQFTSDASHELRTPLAVIKGTLEVLIRKPRTAEEYIDKVAYCINEINRINYLVDQLLLLARFESQKKAMDLQKIDLSELTETILIRQQERILDKELSISLQTDERYVVYSDPYMTDIIIENLISNAVKYSKHTGHVIIEIRPQKHALVYKIIDDGIGIAPWEIEKIKEPFYRSNPLGHPEIKGSGLGLSIVKRMCELLLITFSIQSSLDKGTTVSLTFNS; translated from the coding sequence ATGACCACTTCTTTTAAAAACAAAATTGCACTCAATTTCACGCTCAGCACGGCGTTAATGATCGCTGTGGTTTTTGTGCTCGTCTATACGATTGTCAATCTTACCGTTTTTGGTAGACTTGAAAAAGATCTGAATTTTGAGGCCCGTGAGCATTTGCAGGAATTGGGAATAAAAAATGGAATTCCTTTTTTTGAAGATAAAATTGAATGGCTTGAAAAAGAGCATCTTTTTCTGGAAATAAACCCGGTCTTTGTCCAGCTTTCGGGCCTTGACGGCAAAGTCATTGACAAATCTCCGAACTTAAAAACCGATGAATTAAGGGCAGATTTATCAAAACCAGACATGCAGTTTTTCCGTACCAAACTCCTGGGAAGAAGTATCGGGCAGATGCAGATCGTGGTAAAAGGCAAATCCGGTAAAGTTGGTTATCTGGTTGTTGCCATCCCGATCGACGAATCAGAAAAAGTCATGTCTAATTTGCAGACCGTTCTTCTGATCTCACTTCCGGCAGTACTTCTGCTTTTATTTTTAATCACACGTTTTATTGCCGGCCGCAGTATCGAGCCCGTGCTTAGCGTGATTGATACGGCAGATAAAATTACAAACGAAAACCTCTCGGCGCGCATTGCCATACCGGCTCGCAAGGATGAACTTGAAAAGCTGGTAATTACCATTAACGCCCTGATGGACCGCATCGAGAACGCCGTGGAACGTGAAAAACAGTTTACTTCTGATGCGTCCCATGAGCTCAGAACACCCCTGGCCGTCATCAAGGGAACACTGGAAGTTCTGATAAGAAAACCCAGAACTGCGGAAGAATACATCGACAAGGTTGCATATTGTATCAATGAAATTAACCGAATAAATTATCTGGTAGACCAACTACTTCTGTTAGCTCGATTTGAAAGCCAGAAAAAGGCAATGGACCTACAAAAAATTGACCTGTCAGAACTCACAGAAACAATTTTGATCCGGCAGCAGGAAAGGATACTGGATAAAGAGCTTTCCATATCGCTGCAAACCGATGAACGTTATGTCGTATACTCTGATCCGTATATGACCGATATCATCATTGAAAATCTTATTTCCAATGCCGTAAAATACTCCAAGCATACGGGTCATGTAATCATTGAGATACGTCCGCAAAAACATGCCCTGGTTTATAAAATCATTGATGACGGGATTGGTATAGCACCCTGGGAAATTGAAAAAATCAAAGAACCCTTTTATCGTTCCAATCCGCTTGGCCACCCGGAGATCAAAGGCAGCGGACTTGGTCTTTCCATTGTCAAGCGCATGTGTGAGCTGCTGTTAATTACCTTTTCAATTCAGAGTAGTCTTGACAAAGGAACTACGGTAAGTCTTACTTTTAATTCTTAA
- a CDS encoding response regulator transcription factor yields MRILIIEDETGILNFLKQGLEEESYAVDTAMDGHKGLQLALSGEYDLLLIDWMLPGRSGIDVCREFRKSRPKTPVIFLTARDTVQDTIFGLQAGANDYIKKPFSFEELLERIKVQLRPQTGEQAEFTLGPISINTHSHQVFKQQEEIKLTQKEFGLLEYLVRNKGKVCRRSRIIESVWDIHFEYNTGVIDVYINSLRKKLKLAKEEDYIQTIRGVGYIAKDIY; encoded by the coding sequence ATGAGAATTCTGATCATAGAAGATGAAACAGGCATATTGAATTTTCTAAAACAAGGACTTGAAGAGGAATCCTACGCGGTTGACACGGCTATGGATGGCCATAAGGGACTGCAGTTAGCCCTCTCAGGAGAATATGACCTGCTTTTAATTGACTGGATGCTACCTGGCAGAAGCGGGATCGACGTGTGCCGAGAGTTTAGAAAATCCCGGCCTAAAACCCCTGTGATTTTTCTGACTGCCCGGGATACTGTTCAGGATACTATTTTCGGTCTTCAGGCCGGAGCAAATGACTATATAAAAAAACCGTTCAGCTTTGAGGAGCTCTTGGAAAGAATAAAAGTGCAGCTTAGGCCGCAAACGGGCGAACAGGCAGAGTTTACCTTAGGCCCGATAAGTATCAATACGCATTCACATCAGGTCTTTAAGCAACAGGAAGAAATTAAACTTACCCAAAAAGAATTCGGTCTTCTGGAATATCTTGTGCGCAACAAAGGGAAAGTGTGTCGAAGATCCCGTATCATCGAAAGTGTCTGGGACATTCATTTTGAATACAATACCGGTGTGATTGATGTATACATCAACTCGCTTCGTAAAAAATTAAAACTCGCCAAAGAAGAAGATTACATACAAACTATCCGGGGCGTTGGATACATAGCCAAAGATATTTATTGA
- a CDS encoding ubiquinol-cytochrome c reductase iron-sulfur subunit, whose protein sequence is MEIKKGTSNINRHEFLRKIGFAGSALAAVYFAGHLQSCTNDRVNPAPTNLTLDLTSSENAALKTNGGYVIKDGVVIARSNTGAFIAATLTCSHEGKNQITYQTDHFYCTAHGAKYDNTGKGLNGEGKKGIAVYTTTLNGNILTVTA, encoded by the coding sequence ATGGAGATCAAAAAAGGCACTTCCAATATCAACCGTCACGAATTTTTAAGAAAAATTGGTTTTGCAGGATCTGCCCTGGCAGCCGTTTATTTTGCCGGACACCTGCAATCCTGTACCAACGACCGTGTCAACCCTGCTCCTACGAATCTTACGCTGGATCTGACATCTTCTGAAAACGCCGCATTGAAAACAAATGGCGGTTATGTAATTAAAGATGGCGTTGTGATCGCCCGGAGTAATACCGGCGCCTTCATTGCCGCTACGCTTACATGCAGTCACGAAGGGAAAAATCAGATTACCTACCAGACTGATCATTTTTACTGCACAGCCCATGGCGCCAAATACGATAATACAGGAAAAGGGCTGAACGGTGAGGGAAAAAAGGGCATTGCCGTTTATACCACCACCCTTAACGGAAATATTCTGACTGTAACTGCCTAA